A single genomic interval of Streptomyces showdoensis harbors:
- a CDS encoding phage holin family protein: MSDPFDGAERSLGQLVASATAEMSALVHDEIALAKAEIKQDVKRGAMGSAAGLVAVVVLLFSLPLLSFALAYGIQAWSHWHISVCFLLSFAANVLLAVLLGLVAYAKFRKVKPPEKSIASAKQTAAIMQNVKPHPRPADAAAQDKAAVVARSSA, encoded by the coding sequence ATGAGCGACCCGTTCGACGGAGCCGAGCGCAGCCTCGGTCAGCTGGTCGCCTCGGCGACCGCCGAGATGTCCGCGCTGGTGCACGACGAGATCGCCCTGGCGAAGGCGGAGATCAAGCAGGACGTCAAGCGCGGGGCGATGGGCAGCGCGGCCGGTCTGGTGGCCGTCGTGGTGCTGCTCTTCTCGCTGCCGCTGCTGAGCTTCGCGCTCGCCTACGGCATCCAGGCCTGGAGCCACTGGCACATCTCGGTCTGCTTCCTGCTCTCCTTCGCGGCGAACGTGCTGCTCGCGGTGCTGCTCGGGCTCGTGGCCTACGCCAAGTTCCGCAAGGTGAAGCCGCCGGAGAAGTCCATCGCCTCGGCCAAGCAGACCGCCGCGATCATGCAGAACGTCAAGCCGCACCCCCGCCCGGCCGACGCCGCGGCGCAGGACAAGGCCGCTGTTGTGGCACGCTCGTCTGCATGA
- the nhaA gene encoding Na+/H+ antiporter NhaA translates to MPAPAPTPTPTDRRFLGRLSLPERRYIADALRTETVGGVLLLLAAIAALIWANTPLKDSYAAIRDFHIGPAALGLDLSIQHWAADGLLAIFFFVAGIELKRELVAGELRDPKAAALPVIAAVCGMAVPALVYTLVNVAGDGSLDGWAVPTATDIAFALAVLAVIGTSLPSALRAFLLTLAVVDDLFAILIIAVFFTGDLNFAALGGAFAGLVVFWLLLRKGVRGWYVYVPLALVIWGLMYNSGVHATIAGVAMGLMLRCTTREGEEHSPGEHIEHLVRPISAGLAVPLFALFSAGVTVSGGALGDVFTQPVTLGVVLGLVVGKAVGIFGGTWLAARFTRASLNPDLAWPDVFAVASLAGIGFTVSLLIGELAFIDDPALMEEVKASVLVGSLIAAVLASVLLKLRVRKYQALIADEERDEDHDGIPDVYEEHNPEFHLRMAEIYEKKAAEHRQRAQLAGASRDEADRPA, encoded by the coding sequence GTGCCCGCGCCCGCGCCCACCCCCACCCCCACCGACCGCAGGTTCCTCGGCCGGCTGTCGCTCCCCGAGCGCCGCTACATCGCCGACGCGCTGCGCACCGAGACCGTCGGCGGCGTGCTCCTGCTGCTCGCCGCCATCGCCGCGCTCATCTGGGCCAACACGCCCCTGAAGGACAGCTACGCGGCCATCCGGGACTTCCACATAGGCCCGGCCGCCCTCGGCCTCGACCTGTCGATCCAGCACTGGGCGGCCGACGGCCTGCTCGCGATCTTCTTCTTCGTCGCGGGCATCGAGCTCAAGCGCGAGCTCGTCGCGGGCGAGCTGCGCGACCCCAAGGCCGCCGCGCTCCCGGTGATCGCCGCAGTCTGCGGCATGGCCGTGCCCGCCCTGGTCTACACGCTGGTCAACGTGGCCGGGGACGGCAGCCTCGACGGCTGGGCGGTGCCCACCGCCACGGACATCGCCTTCGCGCTCGCCGTCCTCGCCGTGATCGGCACCTCGCTGCCCTCGGCCCTGCGCGCCTTCCTGCTCACCCTCGCCGTCGTCGACGACCTGTTCGCCATCCTGATCATCGCGGTCTTCTTCACCGGCGACCTGAACTTCGCCGCCCTCGGCGGCGCCTTCGCCGGCCTCGTCGTCTTCTGGCTGCTGCTGCGCAAGGGCGTGCGCGGCTGGTACGTCTACGTCCCGCTCGCCCTGGTCATCTGGGGCCTGATGTACAACAGCGGCGTCCACGCCACCATCGCCGGCGTCGCCATGGGCCTGATGCTGCGCTGCACCACCCGGGAGGGCGAGGAGCACTCCCCCGGCGAGCACATCGAGCACCTGGTCCGGCCGATCTCCGCCGGTCTGGCCGTGCCGCTGTTCGCCCTGTTCTCCGCCGGCGTCACGGTCTCCGGCGGCGCCCTCGGCGACGTCTTCACCCAGCCCGTCACCCTCGGCGTCGTGCTCGGCCTCGTCGTCGGCAAGGCCGTCGGCATCTTCGGCGGCACCTGGCTCGCCGCCCGCTTCACCAGGGCCTCGCTCAACCCCGACCTGGCCTGGCCGGACGTCTTCGCCGTCGCCTCGCTCGCCGGCATCGGCTTCACCGTCTCGCTGCTCATCGGCGAACTGGCCTTCATCGACGACCCCGCGCTGATGGAGGAGGTGAAGGCCTCGGTCCTGGTCGGCTCCCTGATCGCCGCCGTGCTCGCCTCCGTGCTGCTGAAGCTGCGGGTCCGCAAGTACCAGGCGCTCATCGCGGACGAGGAGCGCGACGAGGACCACGACGGCATCCCTGACGTGTACGAGGAGCACAACCCCGAGTTCCATCTGCGGATGGCGGAGATCTACGAGAAGAAGGCCGCGGAACACCGACAGCGCGCCCAACTGGCGGGGGCATCGCGCGACGAGGCCGACCGTCCGGCATGA
- the acs gene encoding acetate--CoA ligase, whose protein sequence is MGDVVSNESLANLLKEERRFAPPAALAADANVTAEAYEQAKADRLGFWAEQAKRLSWATEPTETLDWSNPPFAKWFADGELNVAYNCVDRHVEAGNGDRVAIHFEGEPGDSRSITYAELKDEVSKAANALTELGVGKGDRVAVYLPMIPEAAITMLACARIGAAHSVVFGGFSADAVASRIQDADAKLVVTADGGYRRGKPSALKPAIDEAVARCPQVEHVLVVRRTGQETAFTEGRDVWWDDIVARQSAEHTPEAFEAEHPLFILYTSGTTGKPKGILHTSGGYLTQAAYTHHAVFDLKPETDVYWCTADIGWVTGHSYIVYGPLANGATQVMYEGTPDTPHQGRFWEIIQKYKVSIFYTAPTAIRMFMKWGDEIPAKFDLSSLRVLGSVGEPINPEAWMWYRKQIGADNCPIVDTWWQTETGAMMIAPLPGVTETKPGSAQRALPGISATVVDDEANEVPNGGGGYLVLTEPWPSMLRTIWGDDQRFIDTYWSRFEGKYFAGDGAKKDEDGDIWLLGRVDDVMLVSGHNISTTEVESALVSHPAVAEAAVVGAADETTGQAIVAFVILRGTASEDEALVAELRNHVGKTLGPIAKPKRVLPVAELPKTRSGKIMRRLLRDVAENRELGDVTTLTDSSVMDLIQTKLPAASSED, encoded by the coding sequence ATGGGAGATGTCGTGAGCAACGAATCCTTGGCCAATCTGCTCAAGGAAGAGCGCCGCTTCGCGCCGCCGGCCGCGCTGGCCGCGGACGCCAACGTGACGGCGGAGGCCTACGAGCAGGCCAAGGCGGACAGGCTGGGCTTCTGGGCCGAGCAGGCCAAGCGGCTCTCCTGGGCCACCGAGCCGACCGAGACCCTCGACTGGTCGAACCCGCCGTTCGCCAAGTGGTTCGCCGACGGCGAGCTCAACGTCGCGTACAACTGCGTGGACCGCCACGTCGAGGCCGGCAACGGCGACCGCGTCGCCATCCACTTCGAGGGCGAGCCCGGCGACAGCCGGTCGATCACCTACGCCGAGCTCAAGGACGAGGTCTCCAAGGCGGCCAACGCGCTGACCGAGCTGGGCGTCGGCAAGGGCGACCGGGTCGCCGTCTACCTGCCGATGATCCCCGAGGCGGCCATCACCATGCTGGCCTGCGCCCGCATCGGCGCCGCCCACTCGGTCGTCTTCGGCGGCTTCTCGGCCGACGCCGTCGCCTCCCGCATCCAGGACGCCGACGCCAAGCTGGTCGTCACCGCCGACGGCGGCTACCGCCGCGGCAAGCCCTCCGCGCTCAAGCCGGCGATCGACGAGGCCGTCGCCCGCTGTCCGCAGGTCGAGCACGTCCTGGTGGTCCGCCGCACCGGCCAGGAGACCGCCTTCACCGAGGGCCGCGACGTCTGGTGGGACGACATCGTCGCCCGCCAGTCCGCCGAGCACACCCCGGAGGCCTTCGAGGCGGAGCACCCGCTCTTCATCCTCTACACCTCCGGCACCACCGGGAAGCCGAAGGGCATCCTGCACACCTCCGGCGGCTACCTCACCCAGGCCGCGTACACCCACCACGCCGTCTTCGACCTCAAGCCGGAGACCGACGTCTACTGGTGCACGGCCGACATCGGCTGGGTCACCGGCCACTCGTACATCGTGTACGGCCCGCTGGCCAACGGTGCCACCCAGGTCATGTACGAGGGCACCCCGGACACCCCGCACCAGGGGCGCTTCTGGGAGATCATCCAGAAGTACAAGGTCAGCATCTTCTACACGGCGCCGACCGCGATCCGGATGTTCATGAAGTGGGGCGACGAGATCCCCGCCAAGTTCGACCTGTCCTCGCTGCGCGTCCTCGGCTCCGTCGGCGAGCCGATCAACCCCGAGGCGTGGATGTGGTACCGCAAGCAGATCGGTGCCGACAACTGCCCGATCGTGGACACCTGGTGGCAGACCGAGACCGGCGCGATGATGATCGCTCCGCTGCCCGGCGTCACGGAGACCAAGCCCGGCTCGGCCCAGCGCGCGCTGCCCGGCATCTCCGCCACCGTCGTCGACGACGAGGCGAACGAGGTCCCGAACGGGGGCGGCGGCTACCTGGTCCTCACCGAGCCGTGGCCGTCGATGCTCCGCACCATCTGGGGCGACGACCAGCGGTTCATCGACACCTACTGGTCCCGCTTCGAGGGCAAGTACTTCGCCGGCGACGGCGCGAAGAAGGACGAGGACGGCGACATCTGGCTGCTCGGCCGGGTCGACGACGTCATGCTCGTCTCCGGCCACAACATCTCCACCACCGAGGTCGAGTCCGCGCTGGTCTCCCACCCGGCCGTCGCCGAGGCCGCCGTGGTCGGCGCCGCCGACGAGACCACCGGCCAGGCCATCGTCGCCTTCGTGATCCTGCGCGGCACGGCCAGCGAGGACGAGGCCCTCGTCGCCGAGCTGCGCAACCACGTCGGCAAGACCCTCGGCCCGATCGCCAAGCCCAAGCGCGTCCTGCCGGTGGCCGAGCTGCCCAAGACCCGCTCCGGCAAGATCATGCGCCGCCTGCTGCGGGACGTCGCCGAGAACCGCGAGCTGGGCGACGTCACCACCCTGACGGACTCCTCGGTCATGGACCTCATCCAGACCAAGCTGCCGGCCGCCTCCAGCGAGGACTGA
- a CDS encoding SulP family inorganic anion transporter, with the protein MTLCPPARTTTTTRPRVQRPHGPPDGPPRRFRIAGADFSASIAVFLIALPLSLGIALATGAPLQAGLVAAAVGGIVAGRLGGSPLQVSGPAAGLTVVTAELIQRYGWRTTCAITVLAGLAQLGLSALRVARSALAVSPAIVHGMLAGIGVTIALAQLHIVLGGTPHSSAVDNALGLPAQLAHASAAALVVSGLTVALLLLWPRLPGRTGRILRKAPAALAAVAAATAVASFAGLGVPRVDLPSWSSHALPGLPEGPVLGIAAGVLTITLVTSVQSLLSAVAVDKLAAKRAFDTGTTAPRSRLDRELAGQGAANMVSGALGGLPVAGVAVRSVANVSAGAVSRHSSMLHGLWIVLAALLLVPVLDLIPLPALAALVMVVGVQMVSITHIRSVTRHREVLVYVVTLAGVVFIGILEGVALGIAVAVAVAMHRLARTRITHEERDGRQVVRIRGQLTFLAVPRLSRALHQIPPGTDAVVELDGSFMDHAAFEALHDWQSGHVAHGGTVETTGPGGGRIAEPAQAGRHGADAGAETGAGSPSARSGAHAVGGHSCCRPWTPWRNHQCGEQPPADDTAGTTGQRLASGIGAFQRNTAPLVRDELARLAREGQRPSQLFLTCADSRLVTSMITSSGPGDLFTVRNVGNLVPLPGEESGDDSVAAAIEYAVDVLRVESITVCGHSGCGAMQALLGSRPDDPPSPLRRWLRHGRPSLERMASRRHAWARIAGRLPADAVEQLCLTNVVQQLEHLRAYEPVARRLADGTLTLHGMYFHVGEAQAYLLAGTDEVHSYDDVFNQVPPGAGSQAVPLAVGGVARAS; encoded by the coding sequence ATGACCCTCTGCCCCCCTGCCCGCACGACCACCACGACCCGGCCCCGCGTCCAGCGGCCGCACGGCCCGCCGGACGGGCCGCCCCGCCGCTTCCGCATCGCGGGCGCCGACTTCTCCGCCTCGATCGCCGTCTTCCTGATCGCCCTGCCGCTCTCCCTGGGCATCGCCCTCGCCACCGGCGCCCCGCTCCAGGCCGGCCTGGTGGCCGCCGCCGTCGGCGGCATCGTCGCCGGCCGCCTCGGTGGCTCGCCGCTCCAGGTCAGCGGCCCCGCCGCCGGCCTGACCGTGGTCACCGCCGAGCTGATCCAGCGCTACGGCTGGCGCACCACCTGCGCCATCACGGTCCTCGCCGGACTCGCCCAACTCGGCCTCTCCGCCCTGCGGGTGGCCCGGTCCGCGCTCGCCGTCTCGCCCGCCATCGTGCACGGGATGCTCGCGGGCATCGGCGTCACCATCGCCCTCGCGCAGCTGCACATCGTGCTCGGCGGCACCCCCCACAGCTCCGCCGTGGACAACGCCCTCGGCCTGCCCGCCCAGCTCGCGCACGCGTCCGCCGCCGCGCTCGTCGTCAGCGGCCTCACCGTCGCGCTGCTGCTGCTCTGGCCGCGGCTGCCCGGCCGTACGGGACGGATCCTGCGCAAGGCGCCCGCCGCGCTCGCCGCGGTGGCCGCCGCCACGGCCGTCGCCTCGTTCGCCGGGCTCGGCGTGCCCCGGGTCGACCTGCCCTCCTGGAGCAGCCACGCCCTGCCCGGCCTGCCGGAGGGCCCGGTCCTCGGGATCGCGGCCGGCGTGCTCACGATCACGCTGGTCACCAGCGTGCAGTCGCTGCTGTCCGCGGTCGCCGTGGACAAGCTGGCGGCGAAGCGCGCCTTCGACACCGGCACCACGGCCCCGCGCTCCCGGCTCGACCGCGAGCTCGCGGGCCAGGGCGCCGCGAACATGGTCTCGGGGGCGCTCGGCGGCCTGCCGGTCGCCGGCGTCGCGGTGCGCAGCGTGGCGAACGTGTCGGCGGGCGCGGTCAGCCGCCACTCCTCGATGCTGCACGGCCTGTGGATCGTGCTCGCCGCCCTGCTGCTCGTCCCCGTCCTGGACCTCATCCCGCTGCCCGCGCTGGCCGCCCTGGTGATGGTCGTCGGCGTCCAGATGGTCAGCATCACCCACATCCGCTCGGTCACCCGTCACCGTGAAGTCCTGGTGTACGTGGTGACGTTGGCCGGGGTGGTGTTCATCGGCATCCTGGAGGGCGTGGCCCTCGGGATCGCGGTGGCGGTCGCCGTCGCCATGCACCGGCTGGCCCGGACCCGGATCACCCACGAGGAGCGGGACGGGCGACAGGTGGTCCGCATCCGGGGCCAGTTGACCTTCCTCGCCGTGCCCCGGCTGAGCCGGGCCCTGCACCAGATCCCGCCGGGCACCGACGCGGTGGTGGAGCTGGACGGCTCGTTCATGGACCACGCGGCGTTCGAGGCGCTGCACGACTGGCAGTCCGGCCATGTCGCCCACGGCGGCACGGTGGAGACGACCGGCCCCGGCGGCGGCCGGATCGCCGAGCCCGCCCAGGCCGGACGGCATGGCGCGGACGCCGGAGCCGAGACGGGGGCCGGAAGCCCCTCCGCCCGCTCGGGCGCGCACGCGGTGGGCGGCCACTCCTGCTGCCGCCCCTGGACGCCCTGGCGCAACCACCAGTGCGGCGAGCAGCCCCCGGCCGACGACACCGCCGGGACCACCGGGCAGCGGCTGGCCAGCGGCATCGGCGCGTTCCAGCGGAACACGGCCCCGCTGGTCCGCGACGAGCTGGCCCGGCTGGCCCGGGAGGGGCAGCGTCCCTCCCAGCTCTTCCTGACCTGCGCCGACTCCCGGCTGGTCACGAGCATGATCACGTCCAGCGGCCCGGGCGACCTGTTCACCGTGCGCAACGTGGGCAACCTGGTGCCGCTGCCGGGCGAGGAGAGCGGAGACGACTCCGTGGCGGCCGCGATCGAGTACGCGGTGGACGTGCTGCGGGTCGAGTCGATCACGGTCTGCGGCCACTCCGGCTGCGGAGCGATGCAGGCGCTGCTCGGCAGCCGCCCCGACGACCCGCCGAGCCCGTTGCGCCGCTGGCTGAGGCACGGCCGGCCGAGTCTGGAGCGGATGGCGAGCCGCCGGCACGCCTGGGCGAGGATCGCGGGCCGGCTGCCGGCCGACGCGGTCGAGCAGCTCTGCCTGACCAACGTGGTGCAGCAGCTGGAGCACCTGCGGGCGTACGAGCCGGTGGCCCGGCGGCTCGCCGACGGCACGCTGACGCTGCACGGGATGTACTTCCACGTGGGCGAGGCCCAGGCGTATCTGCTGGCCGGCACCGACGAGGTGCACAGCTACGACGACGTGTTCAACCAGGTCCCCCCGGGGGCGGGTTCGCAGGCCGTCCCGCTGGCGGTCGGCGGCGTCGCCCGCGCGTCCTGA